ACATCTGCATGTTTTGCTTTTAAGAACTCTAAGTACTCACCTTCAAATTCCTTTACTTTCTCTACAGGAACATCTCTTAATAAGTTTTTAGATCCTGCATAAATAATAGCAACCTGATCTTCAACTTTAAACGGATCGTTTTGAGCTTGTTTTAAAATTTCAACATTACGTTTTCCTTTTTCAATTACATTTAAAGTAACCGCATCTAAATCAGATCCAAACTTAGCAAACGCTTCTAATTCGCGATATTGAGCTTGATCTAATTTTAAAGTACCTGATACTTTTTTCATGGATTTAATTTGTGCATTACCACCAACACGAGATACCGAAATACCTACGTTAATTGCTGGACGTACACCAGAGTTAAATAAATCTCCATCTAAGAAGATTTGTCCATCTGTAATAGAAATTACGTTTGTTGGAATATATGCAGAAACGTCTCCCGCTTGTGTTTCAATAATTGGTAATGCTGTTAATGAACCACCACCTTTTACCATTGGTTTTAAAGAGTCTGGAAGGTCGTTCATATCTTTAGCAATATCATCATCATTGATAACTTTAGCAGAACGCTCTAATAAACGAGAGTGTAAATAGAATACATCTCCAGGATACGCTTCACGTCCTGGTGGACGACGTAATAATAAAGATACCTCACGATAAGCAACTGCTTGTTTAGATAAATCATCATAAACAATTAAAGCTGGACGACCAGTATCTCTAAAATACTCACCAATTGCAGCACCTGCAAAAGGAGCATATACTTGCATTGGAGCTGGATCAGATGCATTTGCAGCCACAATAGTAGTATAAGCTAAAGCGCCTTTTTCTTCTAATGTTTTAGCAATTAAAGCTACTGTTGATGCTTTTTGACCAACGGCAACATATATACAATATACAGGCTCACCTGCATCGTAAAATTCTTTTTGATTTAAGATAGTATCAATACAAACGGCTGTTTTACCAGTTTGACGGTCACCAATAACCAACTCACGTTGACCACGACCTACAGGAATCATAGCATCAATAGACTTAATACCTGTTTGTAATGGTTCTGTTACTGGTTCACGGAAAATAACACCAGGAGCTTTACGCTCTAAAGGCATTTCGTAAGTTTCACCAGAGATTGGTCCTTTACCATCAATAGGATTCCCTAATGTATCTACAACACGTCCAACAATACCTTCTCCAACTTTAATAGAAGCGATACGATTAGTACGTTTAACAATAGAGCCTTCTTTAACACCTACTGAAGCCCCTAATAATACAATACCTACATTGTCTTCTTCAAGGTTAAGTACAATACCTTCTAAACCGCCTTCGAATTCTACTAACTCGCCATATTGCGCATTAGATAATCCATAAGCACGTACAATACCATCACCTACTGTTAAAACAGTTCCAACTTCGTCTAACGAAGCAGATGCCTCAAATCCTGCAAGTTGTTGTTTTAAGATTGCTGATACTTCAGCTGGTTTTACTTCTGCCATCTTATTTTAATTTAATGTAAATTCTCTTTTTAATTTGTTAAGCTTATTAGAAATACTCGCATTGTATTGCTTATCTCCAATTCTTAAGATGAAACCACCTAAAATACTTTCATCTACTATATTTTCAAGTTCCACAGCTTTATTAGTAAGCTCTTTTACTTTAGCAAGCACTTTAAGTTCTAAATCGCTTGTCATAGGAAAGGCTGTAGTTACTTGTGCTGTTTGTTTTCCGTTATATTCATCAAATAACACGCTATATTTTAGAGCAATGTCGTTTAGTATATTTATTCTTTTGTTTGTTATTAATACATCAAACAAACCTGTACTAATTGCATTTAATTTAGGAAAAATAGCTTCTAACGCAGATTTTTTAGTTTCTGCTTTAATAACAGCATTATTAAGCATATCGCTTAACTCTATATTTTCTGCAATAGTTTCTGCCATTAACTTCATATCGCTATTTACAACATCAGCCTTTTTTTGGTCATTTGCCAAACTTAAAACTGCTTTTGCGTAACGTATTGCTGCTCTTGTTCCTGCCATTATACTTTTAGTTTAAAGTTGCTTCACCCAACATAGACTCAACTAACTTAACTTGTTTGTCTTTGTTAGATAATTCTTCACGTACTACTTTTTCTGCTATTTCTATAGAAAGATTAGCTACTTGTGATTTTAATTCGGCAATAGCTGCTTTCTTTTCAGATTGTATACTCGCTTGTGCTTGCTCAATAAGTTTTGATGCGCTTTCACTGGCTTCAGTTTTAGCTTCCTCAATCATTTTATTTTTCATGTCACGAGCTTCTTTAAGCATTTCATCACGTTCTGCTCTAGCCTCTTTTAATAACTTTTGGTTATCTGCTTGAAGGTTTTGCATTTCTAATTTTGCATTTTCAGCAGATTCTAATGCATCTTTAATACCTTCTTCTCTTTTTTCTACAGCATCAAGAATTGGTTTCCAAGCAAACTTTTTTAATAAAAGTACTAATCCAACAAATAATAATAATTGCCAAAAGAATAATCCGAATGAAAATTGTTCAATTAATTTTTCCATTTATATAACTGTTATATTCTAATTAATTTTTAATTTAAAAAAACAGCTTTAACCAACCGTTAAAGCTGTTTTAGTTTTTTTTATGCTGCAAATAAAGCAGCAAATCCAATACCTTCAATAAGTGCTGCTGCAATAAGCATAGCAGTTTGGATTTTTCCAGAAGCTTCTGGTTGACGCGCAATTGCATCCATAGCAGATCCACCAATTTTACCGATACCTAAACCAGCACCAATAACGATTAAACCTGCACCAACAATACTTGGAATTGTCATAATATATATATTAAAAATTAAACATTCAATTTATTAATGATCATCACCATGATGCTCTTCTACAGCTGATCCAAAATACAATGCTGATAACATTGTAAAAATATATGCTTGTAAAGCTGCAACTAAAAGTTCAAGTAGTGAAAGCACAAATGCTAACCCAAATGATAATGAACTTCCTAACCAGTTTTTAAATATAAACATTAAACCAATAATACTCATTAATACAATGTGACCTGCAGTAATATTTGCATACAAACGTATTAATAAAGAAAACGGTTTAATAAATGTACCTAACAACTCAATAGGTGCTAAAATAATTTTCATTGGCCATGGCACTCCAGGCATCCAGAAAATATGACCCCAGTAATTTTTATTAGCAGTAAAGGTTGTTATTAAATAAGTTAATAATGCTAATGCTAATGTTACTGCAATATTATTTGTAACATTAATTCCTAAAGGTGTTAATCCTAATAAGTTTATAATCCAGATAAAGAAAAACACGGTTAACAAGAAACTCATGTAACGCTTATAATGTTTTTTACCAATATTTGGAATAGCTATATCATCACGTATATATAATATAATAGGTTCTAAAAGTCTACCAAAACCTTTTGGCATACTACCTGTTTTATATTTTTTAGCCATTCTTCCAAACATGAAGAACATTAATAGACCAATAATTAAAATTGTGAATACGTTTTTAGTTATAGAAAGATCTAAAGGCTTATCGTTTGTTGCATGATGATGCTCATCATGATTAATAACTCCTTCGGCATTGGTTTTATAAATTTTACCATGGTATAACTTGTAGTAATTGCCATTAGATTCGGCAACTTCTTCTCCATGATGTAATTTTGATGAAGAAAATACTTGTAAACCATTATCCCATAATATAACAGGTAGTGGAAAACCAATATGTTTATTTTCACCTTCGTCACTCACATAAGAATACAAACCAAAGTCATAAGAATCTAATAAGTGATGATTTATATATTCTTTAATTTCAGTTTTAACACTTTCATTACCCTCAACCTCAGGGGCAATTTCTTTTAAATGCATCTCTTCTTGAGCTAATGCACTAATAGAGAATAGTGTACTTAATAAAAAGAATAGCAAGCTAGCAATTTGGTTTCTTTGCATGTTAAATGAAAAATTTATCCTTAAAAATCGGTGCAAAGGTATGCTTTTATCTGAAAATCAAAAAACAAAATTTTATATTATTTATCAATAATATTTCAATTAGCTAAAATCGTCTAAATCATTAAGAAACTTAGAGAGAATAATACTTTCGGTAATAAGGCAAACGACATAAGGAATAAAAAAAGTAAAAAATTCTAATCTACTCAAATTACCATCGGAATTATATTCTGGATAAAGGAGCAGAAAAAAGAAAACAAATTTCAACATACTTGCCCCCATAAAAATAAAACCTAACTGATCTTTAAGCTTCTTTTTTAGTAAAAAAAGAACTAGAATAGCACTACAAGCCAATACTACATTAATACAATACGAGTAGATTAATTGATTCGTATCAAAAGATTGGCTAATGAGATTATTTACAAGAAGATGAATGAAAAAAGCTATCGCAGCAACACCTACTACAATTAAGCATTTAATAATACTATTTTTTAAAATCAAGGATTTAACTTATTTATCTGTTTTAATACAGCATATAAAGAAATACCAACACCTATTAAAGTACAAACAATTAAAAATGCTTTACCACCAGAACTATTATAATTAGTATCTAACCATTTTCCTAACAACACAAAAAGGTATATAGTAATACCCATTTGTATGGCTATTCCTGATAACGCTGCAATTTGTTTAAGCTGTTTTTTCGGTTTCTGTTGATCTTTGTTTTTCACCTTTGTTCATTTCTTTTACTGTGCCTTTCATAGCACATGTA
The nucleotide sequence above comes from Flavobacteriaceae bacterium HL-DH10. Encoded proteins:
- the atpA gene encoding F0F1 ATP synthase subunit alpha; translated protein: MAEVKPAEVSAILKQQLAGFEASASLDEVGTVLTVGDGIVRAYGLSNAQYGELVEFEGGLEGIVLNLEEDNVGIVLLGASVGVKEGSIVKRTNRIASIKVGEGIVGRVVDTLGNPIDGKGPISGETYEMPLERKAPGVIFREPVTEPLQTGIKSIDAMIPVGRGQRELVIGDRQTGKTAVCIDTILNQKEFYDAGEPVYCIYVAVGQKASTVALIAKTLEEKGALAYTTIVAANASDPAPMQVYAPFAGAAIGEYFRDTGRPALIVYDDLSKQAVAYREVSLLLRRPPGREAYPGDVFYLHSRLLERSAKVINDDDIAKDMNDLPDSLKPMVKGGGSLTALPIIETQAGDVSAYIPTNVISITDGQIFLDGDLFNSGVRPAINVGISVSRVGGNAQIKSMKKVSGTLKLDQAQYRELEAFAKFGSDLDAVTLNVIEKGKRNVEILKQAQNDPFKVEDQVAIIYAGSKNLLRDVPVEKVKEFEGEYLEFLKAKHADVLATLKAGKLTDEVTDTLTAVAKDLSGKYRA
- the atpH gene encoding ATP synthase F1 subunit delta is translated as MAGTRAAIRYAKAVLSLANDQKKADVVNSDMKLMAETIAENIELSDMLNNAVIKAETKKSALEAIFPKLNAISTGLFDVLITNKRINILNDIALKYSVLFDEYNGKQTAQVTTAFPMTSDLELKVLAKVKELTNKAVELENIVDESILGGFILRIGDKQYNASISNKLNKLKREFTLN
- a CDS encoding F0F1 ATP synthase subunit B, coding for MEKLIEQFSFGLFFWQLLLFVGLVLLLKKFAWKPILDAVEKREEGIKDALESAENAKLEMQNLQADNQKLLKEARAERDEMLKEARDMKNKMIEEAKTEASESASKLIEQAQASIQSEKKAAIAELKSQVANLSIEIAEKVVREELSNKDKQVKLVESMLGEATLN
- the atpE gene encoding ATP synthase F0 subunit C → MTIPSIVGAGLIVIGAGLGIGKIGGSAMDAIARQPEASGKIQTAMLIAAALIEGIGFAALFAA
- the atpB gene encoding F0F1 ATP synthase subunit A, encoding MHLKEIAPEVEGNESVKTEIKEYINHHLLDSYDFGLYSYVSDEGENKHIGFPLPVILWDNGLQVFSSSKLHHGEEVAESNGNYYKLYHGKIYKTNAEGVINHDEHHHATNDKPLDLSITKNVFTILIIGLLMFFMFGRMAKKYKTGSMPKGFGRLLEPIILYIRDDIAIPNIGKKHYKRYMSFLLTVFFFIWIINLLGLTPLGINVTNNIAVTLALALLTYLITTFTANKNYWGHIFWMPGVPWPMKIILAPIELLGTFIKPFSLLIRLYANITAGHIVLMSIIGLMFIFKNWLGSSLSFGLAFVLSLLELLVAALQAYIFTMLSALYFGSAVEEHHGDDH
- a CDS encoding DUF6168 family protein; the protein is MILKNSIIKCLIVVGVAAIAFFIHLLVNNLISQSFDTNQLIYSYCINVVLACSAILVLFLLKKKLKDQLGFIFMGASMLKFVFFFLLLYPEYNSDGNLSRLEFFTFFIPYVVCLITESIILSKFLNDLDDFS
- a CDS encoding AtpZ/AtpI family protein, with product MKNKDQQKPKKQLKQIAALSGIAIQMGITIYLFVLLGKWLDTNYNSSGGKAFLIVCTLIGVGISLYAVLKQINKLNP